The Helianthus annuus cultivar XRQ/B chromosome 16, HanXRQr2.0-SUNRISE, whole genome shotgun sequence genome includes a window with the following:
- the LOC110919885 gene encoding uncharacterized protein LOC110919885 — MGKGDEYRPPDSISGKWTDINKKCTNFQTVYQRLFSEWKSGSNDEDITQAALVEYTEANGHFPYMRCWQILRHSPKWATVSTPSGRSGNTRPSKRSKTNESGEPETPTSDARNTDLNEDIPDDEPVEELPRPPGRSRRAKKPESSSMGTDMSNAFSEINKRLQDIHELGTKRMEENREVTEIMRDRQWAHDFEFYSKPHDHLTGKALKMALAQKERIEKKYNL, encoded by the coding sequence ATGGGTAAAGGAGACGAATACCGCCCACCGGACTCTATATCGGGGAAGTGGACCGATATAAACAAGAAatgcacaaactttcaaaccgtgTACCAACGCTTGTTTTCCGAATGGAAAAGTGGAAGTAACGATGAAGACATTACGCAAGCGGCATTGGTCGAGTATACGGAGGCTAATGGCCATTTCCCGTACATGAGGTGTTGGCAAATCCTTCGCCATAGCCCCAAATGGGCCACCGTATCTACTCCGAGTGGTCGTTCGGGAAATACACGGCCATCAAAGAGGTCCAAAACAAACGAGTCGGGTGAACCCGAAACGCCAACCTCCGACGCTCGAAACACCGACTTGAACGAGGATATTCCGGATGACGAGCCGGTGGAGGAGCTACCAAGACCGCCCGGAAGAAGTAGGCGGGCGAAAAAGCCCGAGTCGTCATCTATGGGAACGGATATGAGTAACGCATTTTCGGAGATAAACAAGCGACTTCAAGACATACACGAACTCGGTACTAAACGTATGGAGGAGAACCGCGAAGTTACGGAGATTATGCGGGATAGACAATGGGCTCACGACTTTGAGTTCTACTCGAAACCGCACGACCACCTTACCGGAAAAGCTTTGAAGATGGCGTTGGCCCAAAAGGAAAggattgaaaaaaaatataatctttgA